GATTGAAGCGACGACATGACGCCGATTATAGAAGAGCTTCCTCAGAGGTTTACGGGAACTCGCTGGCTTGCGAAGATGTAGATCGGAGAGGTCAAGGCGCAATGAAGGCAACAACAGTGGCCAGGCAGTGGAGCGTGGTTTTTTTCATTCTGGTTGTGCTGTCAGCTTTGACAGGCTGTGGCGATTTCTTTATTTCACCCCACGCAGCCGGCGGAGGGGGCGGAACGACGACCGGCAACTACGTCTACGTCGCGAACGGCACGACCGACACGTTAGCAGGATACTCCATCGGAACCGGCACTCTAACGGCAATCTCAGGCTCTCCGCTTTCGGTCGGATACGCTCCTCTCGCTGTGGCTGTTACTCCTTCCAACACCCTCCTTTACGTCGCCGGCGCAGGCGCCATCTATGTTTACAAGATCAACTCCAATGGCTCACTCACCGGCTCCAGTGGTGGCGCGGCCGTTGCCGTTGTTAACGTCGCATCACTCGCTGTCTCGCCCGACGGCCAATGGCTCTTTGGTCTCGACGTCACAACTACGGTCTTGGACGAGTTCAAGATTGATCCATCGACCGGCGCACTAGCCGGGGTGGGAACCATCCCCTACGTAGTCTCAGACGCCCATGTAGCGCCCAAGGAGGTGCGCGTCGCGCCTACTGGAAACTTCGTCTTCGCCGCGCTTGGGACGGGTGGAGACGTCGTCTTCACCCTCAATACGACAACTGGCGCCGTAGCCACCAGCCAGCACCTTGCGCTCAACTCGTCGCAGACCAGCGACAATGGGATCGCCATCGACAGCACGACCTCAAACCTCTTCATTGCGCGCAGTGGGCTCAATGGCGGAGTCGCTGTCTACAGCATCGGCGCGGCCGGAGCGCTTACCCAGATCAGCGGATCACCGTTTAGCGCCGGATCGGGGCCGGCCTCGGTCGTGCTCGATAAATCAGGCAAGTATGTGTACGTCGCCAACCGCACCGACGCTACTATCTCGGGCTACTCCATCGGCGCGACGGGAGCTCTGAGCGCACTCAGGGGTTCACCCTACACCAGTGGCACGCTGGTCACGTCGCTCGGTACCGATAAGACCGGAGCCTACATCCTCGCCGGGGCGTTCGGCGGTTCGCCCGACCTCTCCATGTACACCATTGGTACCACCAATCTTGGGCAACTTGCGCTAGCCACCAGCACCGCTACGGGAATGGATCCAGCCGGCGTCAACGAAATCGCTCTTACTCACTAACTTTGGAGCGGTTGACCAGAATGGTATCCGGTCCTGGATTTCCGAGGCAGTTTTACAGGTCTGTCTTTCTATCTCGATAATATGTGTACAGCGGCCCATGAAGGCTGCGGGGTTTTACGGCCATCTTCACCACCTTGCGACAATCCGGTTCAATCAGCGCGTTCTCCGCACTGGCGCGAAGCCTCGGAGCCTGTCTCGTGCTGGCCCTCACGTTGACCGGCTGCTCTCGTCTTCGCCCGAAGCCCCCTCAGCAATACGTCTACGTCACAGCGAAACAGACCTTCCTGAGGGACCGTGTCGCCGCCGTCTCCAACCGCGTAGGCACCGTCGAGAACGGAGAGAAGCTCCAGGTCCTTGAGCGTGGACGCCGCTTCCTGCGCGTTCAGTCCGAGAAGGGCGAGCAGGGTTGGATTGACGAGAAGGCCGTCGCGACCCAGGAGATCTTCGATCAGTTCGGAGCCTTGAAGCAGCAGCATCAAGGTGACCCCACGATCGCCTCCGCTGTTGTGCGAGACGACGTCTACCTGCACTCCAAGCCCGGACGCGATACCGACCGCTTCTACCGGCTGTCTGAGGGGGAAAAGCTCAAGCTTCTGCGCCGGGCGACGCTGCCTAAGCCACTGCCTCCGGGCCAACGGCCGCCAAAGCCGGTTGCGCCTGCCGATTCGGGGGATAAGCCCGCGGAAGAAGACAAGGCAGAGACTTCGGTCCAGCCAGTTCAGCCGATGGAAGACTGGTGGCTGGTTCGCGACTCCAAAGGCGACACCGGATGGCTTTACAGCCGCATGATCGACGTGGATGTGCCCGACTCGGTCGCTCGCTACTCCGAGGGCCAGCGTATGGTCGGGGCTTACGTGCTTACCACTGTCAACGATCCGGACGCGCCGCAGGACGACAAGAACATCCCCATCTACGTCACGGTGTTTGGCCCTTACAAGGCCGGCCTGCCCTACGATTTCGACCAGGTGCGTGTCTTCACGTGGAACATTAAGAAGCATCGCTACGAGACGGCCTTCCGCGAGCGCAACTTTGAGGGCTATCTTCCAATAGAGATCAAGATGGCCGCCGATCGGTACGGAAAGGCCCCCGCTGCCACGGCGCCCGCTCCCACCTTCACATATCGGGTACTCTCAGCCGACGCGGCGCCCGTCGTTCCCGATCCCGTTACTGGGGATATAGTGCCGGGCAGGACCGTCCTCAAGACCTATCGGCTTGAGGGCAATGTTGTTCGTCGTATTCTTGCGCCCGGCGAGACGGCCCCCGACGTGGCCCACCCCGAGCCCATCGCCGACAAAAAGAAAGACCTCAAGAAGAAGGGAATAGCGAAGAAGCGGCATTAGCCGTGTTCCTCAGCGATAGAACTCCCGTATCGCCTCGACCACTGTCTGCTGCTCGTCCTCTCGCAGTTCCGCATACATCGGCAGCGCGAGCACCTCGTCGGCGGCCCTTTCGCTAACCGGGAAATCTCCCTGTTTGTATCCCAGGCTGCGCAGGCTCTCTTGCAGGTGCAGCGGAAGGGGATAGTAGATCTCACTGCCAACCTGTCGCTCCATCAGGTGCTCTCGCAGCGCATCGCGTCGAGGTGCGCGAATCACATACTGGTGGAAGACATGCGTGGCGCGAGCGTCGGTCTCCGGAAGCACGACGCCATCCGCAACGTTCGTTGCCGCAAGTCCAGCCTGCCGGAACAGTTCGTCGTAACGGACAGCCCGTGCCTGCCGCTGCCGGTTCCACTCCGGCAGATAGCGCAGCTTCACCTCCAGCACTGCAGCCTGAAGCGTGTCGAGCCGCGAATTCCAGCCCACCTCGTCGTGGTAGTAGCGCCGCCGCATCCCGTGGGCGCGCAGCATCTGTGCCCGTTCCGCGAAGGCGTCCGATCCAGTCGTCACCAGCCCGGCATCCCCCATCGCGCTCAGGTTCTTCGTCGGATAGAAGCTGAAGGCCGCAAGATCGCCCAGAGCGCCCGCGTGAACTCCTCTCCACGCTGCACCGAAGGCCTGTGCCGCGTCCTCGATCAACAGAACACCGTGCCGCTGCTTCAGGGCCGCAAAGGCGTCCCAGTCGGCGCATTGCCCATAGAGGTGGACCGGCATCACGGCCCTAACCTTCCCTCCATCCGCAGTTGCGAGAACGCGCTCGACGGCCTCGGCAGAAAGATTGAAGCTGCCCGGTTCGATGTCTGCCAGCAGAGGCCGCGCTCCCGCGCGCAGGATCGAGCTGACTGAAGCAAAAAAGCTGAAGGGAGCCGTGATAACGGCGTCGCCGGGCCCGATTCCAGCCGCAACCATCGCCAGCCAAAGGGCATCGGTCCCGCTGGCGCAGCCTATGCCGTGGCTTGCTCCGCAGGCCACGGCAGCCGCGCGCTCGAAGCTCTGGACCTCTGGCCCCAGAATAAAACGCTGCGAAGTGCAGACTTTTTCGATGGCAGTCAGAATCTCTTCGCGGATCCCGGTGAATTGGCGGGAAAAGTCAAGCATTGGTACGGGTTGAAGCTTGGTAGGCACGACTCTCATGGTATATCGGCACCGCGTCATAAATCGCTCGCCGTTCGTCTAATAGACAACGGGAGAGTCCCATCAGGGCTCTCCAAGTTGAAAATTGTTACTGATACTCGTATCGTTTACCTCTCAGCTCCTTTCGACGGCGTTTCCGTCGGCCGGAGTCGTCTGAAGTCGGTGGAGTACGGCGGGACTTCTTGTTGGAACTACTTTTACCTAAAGGAGATCGGCACCATGGAATCAAAGCCGGCACAGAACATTCAGGATACGTTTCTTAACACGGTGCGCAAAGACAAGAGCCCGATAACGATCTATCTGGTTAGTGGAGTCAAGCTCACAGGAAAGATTCGCTCCTTCGACAAGTACTCCGTGCTGCTTGAGAACAACAGCCAGGAACAGTTGATCTTCAAGCATGCCATCTCGACTGTGGTTAGCGGACGAATCGCGGGGGGCGCGTCTCACACTGAAAGCAGACCAGCTGCTACGCACGCTCCCGCGGCTCCCGTGGCCGAGATTACGAGTGCGGCAGCAGCCAGCCGTTGATCGTTAATATTGCGGCGCACCGCTTGACTTGTTGCCTGATACGTTGACAGACTCCTTCATTGGCGTAGATGGGAAGACCTCGCCCAAGCGGCGCTCCCTCGTCGAGCTTCAACAGGCGGCAGCAGCAGAAGACCGCCTGCCGCCCGGCCGGTCCCGTGCCGAGCGAGCCGCGCTGGTCGCAGTCGAGTTCACTGGCGAGCGTCGCAAACTGACCTCGGCAGCAACGCTCGCGCGAAAGGCCGCACAGGTTCTTGCAGAGGCAGGCAGCGAAGCCCCCGATCCCGTGCCGCACTCCGCAGATCTTGATTTCGAAGCCTCCGTCGCTGAGTTCGAGGAACTCGCCCGCAGCGCCGGAGCTGAGATCGCCGCGACTCTTGTCCAGCACCGTCCCCGCCCCGATCCCGCGACACTTGTCGGCCGAGGCAAACTCGAAGAGATTTCTGGCGTCGTCGGCTCCACGCATGCCAACCTCGTGCTCTTCGATCATGACCTGACGCCCTCGCAGCTCCGCAACCTCGAGGCGAAGCTCCCCTGCCGCGTCATTGACCGCACGCAGCTCATCCTCGACATCTTCGCCCGCCACGCGCGCACTCGCGAGGGCCAGCTTCAGGTCGAGCTCGCGCAGCTTGAATACCAGCTCCCGCGCCTTGCGGGTCGCGGCCGCACGATGAGCCAGCTGGGTGGCGGCATTGGTACTCGAGGTCCCGGCGAGACGCAGCTCGAGACCGACCGGCGCAAGATCAACCTCCGCATCGACCACGTCAAGCGCCAGCTCGAATCCGTGCGGCGCATTCGCCGGCAGCAGCGTCAGCGCCGCGAGGCAGTGCCTGTCCCGGTCGTCGCTCTGGTCGGTTACACCAATGCTGGAAAGAGCACGCTCTTCAACGCGCTTACCGAGGCTGGCGTGCTTGAGTCCTCGCGCATGTTCGCAACGCTCGACCCCAAGCTCAGCCAACTTGTGCTGCCTTCGCGCCGGCGCGTGCTTCTCTCAGATACGGTGGGCTTCATCCGGAACCTTCCCCACACACTCGTCACCAGCTTCCGGGCAACGTTGGAAGAAGTGGAACGCGCCGAGCTTCTGCTCCATGTCCGCGACGCCTCAAACCCCATGCTCGACGAGCAGAAGGTGCAGGTGGAGCGGGTTCTCGGCGAACTCGACGTCGCCGGCAAGCCCATCATCGAGGTATGGAACAAGATCGACCTGCTCGCGCAGGAGCAGCGCGGCCAGATCGCCGGGCCAGGCAGGGCCGCCGTCTCGGCGCTCACCGGGGAGGGCCTCGACGGTCTTCTGGCCGCCATTGACGCAGCCCTGACTGCTGACCCCATCATCGAGATGCAGTTCCGCCTTCCGCAGTCGGAGGGAGCCATCCTGGCCTCGCTCGAGGCAGGAGCCATCCTCAGCGACAAGCGATTTGACGGTAATCTGGCGTTCTTCACCGCACGCGGGCCCGCTTCGCTACTTGATCGCTTCCGCAGGTTTCAGGAGAAGGGTCGTGAAGCTGGAAAAGTGGTTGAAAAACAAGCTCCAGAATTAGCATAGGTCGCCTGAAAGGGGAGCGGAGGTGGTGTCCCCAATCACGCGACCTATGTGACCCAGAGAAGGGTCCGGGTGGTGTTTAAAATTCTACGGGTTTTGCCGCGGAAGTCAAAGGCGACCCCGTGACCAAATGGAGACCCAAAAAACGTTCTAAAACCGCACGTATCAATCGATTATCGAAACGCCCTGGTTTGACACTCGACGAAACGCTTTGCTAAAACAAGGTGTACCGCAATCTTGCAATTTAATAAGCAGGTCATCCTTCTATCAGTTCGCTCTACTCGAAAGGCTGGGTAGACGGCGAACAACAGTACATCCCAACGGCTTCGGCCACCCTATTCATGGACGAGATACTCAATCAACTCGGTGGACTTGTGCTCGGCTCCGTGCCGACCATGATCCTCTTTATTCTTCTGGTCACCGCGTACGGCCTGCTGGTTCGCCGGCCTTTGAACCGCGTGCTGGCCGAGCGGCGCGCTCGCACCAGTGGCGCTATGGATCAGGCCCGCGGAGCAATTGCAGCAGCCGAGGCCGAAGCGACAGCCTACGAAGAGAAACTGCGCGCCGCCCGCGCTGAGATCTTCGCCGCCCGCGAAGCCCGGATCAAACAGTGGAACGCAGAGCGGGAAGTCGCACTCGATCAGGCGCGCCAGGCCTCGCAGAACCGTATCGCCGTCGCCCGCCTAGACATTGAAAAGAGCGCAGACGAGGCTCGCGGTCATATCGAAGCCCTCAGCAGCGAGCTCAGCTCCCGTATCCTCACCGCCGTGCTGCCTGCCAGCGTCGCCGCCACGGAGGTCGCCCAGTGAGCCGCTCCACGCACAAGAAACTCTTCGCTGGTCTCTTCCTCGCATCGATGCTGATCATGCCAGTAGCTTCGCGCCTCCACGCTCAGGGGGCTGCACCGGTCGCCACCTCCGCTGCTAGTTTCAGCGCGCCGGAGACGCAGGCGCCCGAGAAGAATAAGGAAGAGGATGAAACCGAAGCCTTCCGTCACTCCGCCGCCGTCAAGGCCATCGGAGCGAAGCTCGGTCTCAATCCCGACCAGGCTGCAACAGTCTTTTCCGTTCTCAACTTCGCAGTCCTCGCCATCCTGATTGGCGGGTTCCTTCTGAAGAAACTGCCCAAGACCTTCCGTGATCGCTCCTCGTCGATTCAAAAGCACTTAGTCGAGGCCCGCACGGCTACCGAGGAGGCCAATGCCCGCCTCTCGGGAGTTGAAGCCCGTCTCAGCAAGCTAGATGCGCAGATCGCTGCGATGCGCGCCCAGGCAGAGAAGGACATCGCCGCCGAAGAGCAGCGCATCAAGGCATCCGTAGAAGAGGAGAAACAGCGTATTCTCTCCTCAGCCGAGCAGGAGATCACCTCGGCCACGGCGCAGGCCCGCCGCCAGTTGCAGCAGTATGCCGCCGAGCTTGCGATCGAGCAGGCTGCGCGCAAGCTCGCCGTGAATGCAGAGACCGACCGCCTGCTCGTACAGGATTTTGCCCGCCGCCTTACTGGTGAGAAAGAGGGGCATAACTAATGTCGGCCATCGCTCTCCGCTACGCACAGGCCTTTGCTGCAGTTGTTGCATCGCACAAGCTCGATGCCCTCGCGACCCGCAAGCAGCTCTCCGATTTCAACGACACCCTGGCCGAGAGCCACGCACTCCGCGAGGTGCTCTCGAACCCCGCGATCCCGAGCGATCAGAAGCTGAGGGTTCTCGATGTCATCGCTTCGCGCCTTGGCGTGCTCCCGCAGGTTCGCAACTTTCTCGCGGTCATCATGGATCACCAGCGTATCTATGAGCTCAGTGAGATTCTTGACGAGTACCGTGGTCTGGCTGACGAGCAGGCCAGTCTCACCGAGGCGGAGGTCACCACGGCCCATCCGCTCAACAGTCAGGACCGCGCCGAGCTTGAGGCGCAGGTCGCAAAGCTGGCCGGCAGCCACGTTCGCGCGACCTACCGCGAGGACTCCTCGCTCCTTGGCGGAGTCGTTGTCCGCATCGGATCGACGGTCTACGATGGCTCGATCAAGGCCCAGTTGCTTGGCCTGAAGCAGAAGCTGATCAGCGCATAGCCCGGCTGCAACCGCTCCAGGCGCGACAAAACTTGAAAAAGAGATTGATACGAATCGAGTAGAAGGAAGACATGGCACAGATCAACGCAGATGAGATAACCGAGCTGCTTCGCCAGCAGATTGAGAACTACGAGCAGAAGATCCAGGTCGACGAGGTCGGCACCATCATCTCCCTCGGCGACGGAATCGCCCGCCTCCACGGCCTCGACAAGGTCATGGCCGGCGAGCTCATCGAGTTCCCCCACAACGTCGCCGGACTCGCGATGAACCTCGACGAGGACCAGGTTGGTGCCGTGCTCCTCGGCGACTACACCGAGCTGAAGGAAGGCGACCAGGTCAAGCGTACCGGGCGCATCATGTCGGTCCCCGTCGGCAACGCCATGATCGGCCGCGTCGTCAATGCTCTCGGCCAGCCCGTCGACGACAAGGGCCCCATCAACGCCACCGAGTACCTCCCCGTCGAGCGGCTCGCCCCCGGCGTTATCTCCCGCCAGTCTGTGCGCGAGCCCATGGCCACCGGCATCAAGGCCATCGACACCATGATTCCCATCGGCCGCGGCCAGCGCGAGCTCCTCATCGGCGATCGCCAGACCGGCAAAACCGCCATCGCGCTCGACACCATCATCAACTCGGCCAAGAACGACCTCATCTGCATCTATTGCGCCATCGGGCAGAAGCGCTCCTCGGTTGCGCAGGTTGTGCAGACGCTCGAAGAGTACGGCGCGATGGCCTACACCATCGTCGTCGCCGCCACGGCCTCCGAGCCCGCGCCGATGCAGTACCTCGCGCCCTTCGCCGCCACGGCCATCGGCGAGTACTTCCGCGACAACGGCAAGCACGCCCTGGTCATCTACGACGACCTCTCGAAGCACGCCGCGTCCTACCGCGAAATCTCGCTGCTCCTCCGCCGTCCCCCGGGACGCGAGGCCTACCCCGGCGATGTCTTCTACCTCCATTCCAGGCTCCTCGAGCGTAGCTCGAAGCTTTCCGATGAGCTCGGTGGCGGTTCGCTGACGGCGCTTCCCATCATCGAAACCCAGGCAGGCGACGTCTCGGCCTACATTCCGACCAACGTCATCTCCATCACCGACGGCCAGATCTTCCTCGAAACCGACCTCTTCAACTCCGGCGTTCGCCCGGCGGTCAACGTCGGCCTCTCGGTCTCGCGTGTAGGCTTCTCGGCGGCCGTCAAGGCCACCAAGCAGGTCGGCTCCACGCTCAAGCTCGACCTCGCGCAGTACCGCGAACTGGCCGCCTTCTCGCAGTTCGGCTCCGATCTCGACGCCGTCACGCAGCGTCAGCTCAACCGCGGCCAGCGCCTCACTGAGCTGCTTAAGCAGCCGCAGTTCCAGCCGCTCACCGCAGAGAAGCAGGTAGCCATCCTCTTTGCCGGAACCAGCGGCCTGCTCGACGACGTCGCGGTCAGCGACCTCCGCGCCTTTGAAGACGGCCTCTACCCGTACCTCGAGTCCACGGGAACCGTTCTCGCCGACATCGCCACCAAGAAGGCCCTCGATGACGACATCAAGTCCCGCCTTACCCAGGCGATCAAGGACTACAAGGCTGACTTCCTCGCCTCGCGCAAGGAGAAGGAGGCGGCTGCGGCCAAATAACCATGGCAAACGTACTCGATCTTCGGCGTCGCATCCGCAGCGTCAAGAACACGCGGCAGATCACCAAGGCCATGAAGATGGTCTCGGCGGCTCGCCTGCGCCGCGCACAGGACCGCGCCATGACGGCCCGCCCTTACGCGCAGATGCTCAGCAGCGTGCTGGAGTCGCTCGTCCGCCGCACCGACATGTACAACGAGCAGACCGGCGAGATCCTCCATCCGCTGCTCGTCGAGCGCGAGGAGAAGAACGTTCTGCTCGTCGTCGTAGCGGGAGACAAGGGC
This genomic interval from Edaphobacter bradus contains the following:
- a CDS encoding ATP synthase F0 subunit B, which codes for MSRSTHKKLFAGLFLASMLIMPVASRLHAQGAAPVATSAASFSAPETQAPEKNKEEDETEAFRHSAAVKAIGAKLGLNPDQAATVFSVLNFAVLAILIGGFLLKKLPKTFRDRSSSIQKHLVEARTATEEANARLSGVEARLSKLDAQIAAMRAQAEKDIAAEEQRIKASVEEEKQRILSSAEQEITSATAQARRQLQQYAAELAIEQAARKLAVNAETDRLLVQDFARRLTGEKEGHN
- a CDS encoding lactonase family protein, which encodes MKATTVARQWSVVFFILVVLSALTGCGDFFISPHAAGGGGGTTTGNYVYVANGTTDTLAGYSIGTGTLTAISGSPLSVGYAPLAVAVTPSNTLLYVAGAGAIYVYKINSNGSLTGSSGGAAVAVVNVASLAVSPDGQWLFGLDVTTTVLDEFKIDPSTGALAGVGTIPYVVSDAHVAPKEVRVAPTGNFVFAALGTGGDVVFTLNTTTGAVATSQHLALNSSQTSDNGIAIDSTTSNLFIARSGLNGGVAVYSIGAAGALTQISGSPFSAGSGPASVVLDKSGKYVYVANRTDATISGYSIGATGALSALRGSPYTSGTLVTSLGTDKTGAYILAGAFGGSPDLSMYTIGTTNLGQLALATSTATGMDPAGVNEIALTH
- the atpH gene encoding ATP synthase F1 subunit delta, whose amino-acid sequence is MSAIALRYAQAFAAVVASHKLDALATRKQLSDFNDTLAESHALREVLSNPAIPSDQKLRVLDVIASRLGVLPQVRNFLAVIMDHQRIYELSEILDEYRGLADEQASLTEAEVTTAHPLNSQDRAELEAQVAKLAGSHVRATYREDSSLLGGVVVRIGSTVYDGSIKAQLLGLKQKLISA
- a CDS encoding DegT/DnrJ/EryC1/StrS family aminotransferase; translated protein: MPTKLQPVPMLDFSRQFTGIREEILTAIEKVCTSQRFILGPEVQSFERAAAVACGASHGIGCASGTDALWLAMVAAGIGPGDAVITAPFSFFASVSSILRAGARPLLADIEPGSFNLSAEAVERVLATADGGKVRAVMPVHLYGQCADWDAFAALKQRHGVLLIEDAAQAFGAAWRGVHAGALGDLAAFSFYPTKNLSAMGDAGLVTTGSDAFAERAQMLRAHGMRRRYYHDEVGWNSRLDTLQAAVLEVKLRYLPEWNRQRQARAVRYDELFRQAGLAATNVADGVVLPETDARATHVFHQYVIRAPRRDALREHLMERQVGSEIYYPLPLHLQESLRSLGYKQGDFPVSERAADEVLALPMYAELREDEQQTVVEAIREFYR
- the hfq gene encoding RNA chaperone Hfq encodes the protein MESKPAQNIQDTFLNTVRKDKSPITIYLVSGVKLTGKIRSFDKYSVLLENNSQEQLIFKHAISTVVSGRIAGGASHTESRPAATHAPAAPVAEITSAAAASR
- a CDS encoding SH3 domain-containing protein encodes the protein MLALTLTGCSRLRPKPPQQYVYVTAKQTFLRDRVAAVSNRVGTVENGEKLQVLERGRRFLRVQSEKGEQGWIDEKAVATQEIFDQFGALKQQHQGDPTIASAVVRDDVYLHSKPGRDTDRFYRLSEGEKLKLLRRATLPKPLPPGQRPPKPVAPADSGDKPAEEDKAETSVQPVQPMEDWWLVRDSKGDTGWLYSRMIDVDVPDSVARYSEGQRMVGAYVLTTVNDPDAPQDDKNIPIYVTVFGPYKAGLPYDFDQVRVFTWNIKKHRYETAFRERNFEGYLPIEIKMAADRYGKAPAATAPAPTFTYRVLSADAAPVVPDPVTGDIVPGRTVLKTYRLEGNVVRRILAPGETAPDVAHPEPIADKKKDLKKKGIAKKRH
- a CDS encoding F0F1 ATP synthase subunit B family protein, with the protein product MDEILNQLGGLVLGSVPTMILFILLVTAYGLLVRRPLNRVLAERRARTSGAMDQARGAIAAAEAEATAYEEKLRAARAEIFAAREARIKQWNAEREVALDQARQASQNRIAVARLDIEKSADEARGHIEALSSELSSRILTAVLPASVAATEVAQ
- the atpA gene encoding F0F1 ATP synthase subunit alpha, encoding MAQINADEITELLRQQIENYEQKIQVDEVGTIISLGDGIARLHGLDKVMAGELIEFPHNVAGLAMNLDEDQVGAVLLGDYTELKEGDQVKRTGRIMSVPVGNAMIGRVVNALGQPVDDKGPINATEYLPVERLAPGVISRQSVREPMATGIKAIDTMIPIGRGQRELLIGDRQTGKTAIALDTIINSAKNDLICIYCAIGQKRSSVAQVVQTLEEYGAMAYTIVVAATASEPAPMQYLAPFAATAIGEYFRDNGKHALVIYDDLSKHAASYREISLLLRRPPGREAYPGDVFYLHSRLLERSSKLSDELGGGSLTALPIIETQAGDVSAYIPTNVISITDGQIFLETDLFNSGVRPAVNVGLSVSRVGFSAAVKATKQVGSTLKLDLAQYRELAAFSQFGSDLDAVTQRQLNRGQRLTELLKQPQFQPLTAEKQVAILFAGTSGLLDDVAVSDLRAFEDGLYPYLESTGTVLADIATKKALDDDIKSRLTQAIKDYKADFLASRKEKEAAAAK
- the hflX gene encoding GTPase HflX, with the protein product MTDSFIGVDGKTSPKRRSLVELQQAAAAEDRLPPGRSRAERAALVAVEFTGERRKLTSAATLARKAAQVLAEAGSEAPDPVPHSADLDFEASVAEFEELARSAGAEIAATLVQHRPRPDPATLVGRGKLEEISGVVGSTHANLVLFDHDLTPSQLRNLEAKLPCRVIDRTQLILDIFARHARTREGQLQVELAQLEYQLPRLAGRGRTMSQLGGGIGTRGPGETQLETDRRKINLRIDHVKRQLESVRRIRRQQRQRREAVPVPVVALVGYTNAGKSTLFNALTEAGVLESSRMFATLDPKLSQLVLPSRRRVLLSDTVGFIRNLPHTLVTSFRATLEEVERAELLLHVRDASNPMLDEQKVQVERVLGELDVAGKPIIEVWNKIDLLAQEQRGQIAGPGRAAVSALTGEGLDGLLAAIDAALTADPIIEMQFRLPQSEGAILASLEAGAILSDKRFDGNLAFFTARGPASLLDRFRRFQEKGREAGKVVEKQAPELA